One Actinomycetota bacterium DNA segment encodes these proteins:
- a CDS encoding BrnA antitoxin family protein has protein sequence MTKKIPKFKDEGSERKFWAEHDSSEYVEWDQAERVVLSNLKPSQKTISLRLPEMMLAELKRLANKRDVPYQSLLKMFLAERLDEESRKSQAS, from the coding sequence ATGACCAAGAAGATCCCCAAGTTCAAAGACGAGGGTTCCGAGCGGAAGTTCTGGGCCGAGCACGATTCCTCCGAGTACGTGGAATGGGATCAGGCCGAGCGCGTTGTCCTTTCCAATCTGAAACCATCCCAAAAGACGATCTCGTTACGGCTCCCGGAAATGATGCTCGCTGAACTCAAGCGCCTCGCAAACAAGCGAGATGTCCCGTATCAGTCTCTGCTCAAGATGTTTCTTGCCGAACGTCTCGACGAGGAATCCCGGAAGTCGCAGGCAAGCTGA
- a CDS encoding BrnT family toxin — MGILENLQECIAFEWDEGNSSKSLEKHRVSDGECEEIFFNSPLVVGEDSTHSQMEPRGFALGSTNTGRLLFAVFTIRRQLVRVISARDMTAAERKRFRK; from the coding sequence GTGGGTATCCTTGAGAATCTGCAGGAATGCATCGCCTTCGAGTGGGATGAAGGCAACTCCAGCAAGAGCCTCGAGAAGCATCGGGTCAGTGATGGTGAGTGTGAGGAGATCTTCTTCAACAGCCCTCTCGTGGTCGGCGAGGACTCAACCCACTCCCAGATGGAACCACGAGGCTTTGCTCTGGGATCCACGAACACCGGTCGCCTGCTATTCGCGGTGTTCACGATCCGCAGACAACTGGTCCGAGTGATCTCCGCGCGAGACATGACCGCGGCCGAGAGGAAGCGATTTCGCAAATGA